Proteins found in one Pseudomonas marvdashtae genomic segment:
- a CDS encoding GNAT family N-acetyltransferase: MSEAVSIHHDQAGHQFETIVDGHRAYLTYMDLGKQTLDIYRTFVPNALRGRGIAAKLTEEALKYAEEMGYTVIPSCSYVERYMERHQRHAAKL, translated from the coding sequence ATGAGCGAGGCGGTTTCCATCCACCATGACCAGGCTGGTCATCAGTTCGAGACCATTGTGGACGGTCATCGTGCCTATCTGACCTACATGGACCTGGGCAAGCAGACCCTGGACATCTATCGCACGTTCGTGCCCAACGCCTTGCGTGGCAGGGGGATTGCTGCGAAGTTGACCGAAGAGGCGCTCAAGTACGCCGAGGAAATGGGCTACACGGTGATCCCGTCCTGCTCCTATGTGGAGCGTTACATGGAGCGACACCAGCGGCACGCGGCGAAGCTCTGA
- the oprI gene encoding outer membrane lipoprotei OprI → MNNVLKFSALALAAVLATGCSSASKETEARLTATEDAAARSQARADEAYRKADEALAAAQKAQQTADEANERALRMLEKASRK, encoded by the coding sequence ATGAACAACGTTCTGAAATTCTCTGCTCTGGCCCTGGCCGCAGTTCTGGCTACCGGTTGCAGCAGCGCATCGAAAGAAACCGAAGCACGTCTGACTGCTACCGAAGACGCAGCAGCTCGCTCCCAAGCTCGTGCAGACGAAGCTTACCGTAAAGCTGATGAAGCTCTGGCTGCTGCTCAAAAAGCACAACAGACTGCTGACGAAGCTAACGAGCGTGCTCTGCGCATGCTGGAAAAAGCTAGCCGCAAGTAA
- a CDS encoding L,D-transpeptidase family protein: MLPRLPAVARCLSLAALCMAGPVAALELPLPPPGEDIVGQVQVIKAKYEDTFADLGTTYDLGYTEMVAANPGVDPWLPGAGTEIVLPTRFILPPGPREGIVINLAEYRLYYFPKGRNVVYTFPLGIGREGWGSPIAHTSIIAKTPNPTWTPPASIKAEHAADGDPLPNVVPAGPDNPLGPFKFTLGTPGYLIHGSNKKFGIGMRTSHGCFRMFNNNVLEMAGMVPVGTSVRIINDPYKLGVSGGKVYLEAHTPLDDKGNPSVVDKHTAVINAMLKREDITSNQRMNWDVVRDVVAAEDGLPVEVAVPNTSAPMVSSAPIDLTQ, encoded by the coding sequence ATGTTGCCGCGCTTGCCTGCCGTCGCCCGCTGCCTGTCTCTTGCCGCCCTGTGTATGGCTGGGCCCGTTGCCGCATTGGAGTTGCCCCTGCCACCGCCGGGTGAAGACATTGTCGGCCAGGTGCAAGTCATCAAGGCCAAGTACGAAGACACCTTCGCGGACCTGGGTACCACCTACGACCTGGGCTACACCGAGATGGTCGCCGCCAACCCTGGGGTCGATCCGTGGTTGCCGGGCGCTGGCACTGAAATTGTCTTGCCGACCCGTTTCATCCTGCCGCCGGGCCCGCGCGAAGGCATCGTGATCAACCTCGCCGAATACCGCCTCTACTATTTCCCCAAGGGTCGGAACGTCGTCTACACCTTCCCGTTGGGGATCGGTCGTGAAGGTTGGGGCTCGCCTATTGCCCACACCAGCATCATCGCCAAGACGCCGAACCCGACCTGGACTCCTCCGGCGTCGATCAAGGCCGAACATGCCGCCGATGGCGATCCGTTGCCCAATGTCGTGCCGGCCGGTCCCGATAACCCGCTGGGCCCGTTCAAGTTCACCCTGGGGACGCCGGGCTACCTGATCCACGGTTCGAACAAGAAGTTCGGCATTGGCATGCGCACCAGCCACGGCTGCTTCCGGATGTTCAATAACAACGTGCTGGAAATGGCCGGCATGGTGCCGGTGGGTACGTCGGTGCGAATCATCAACGACCCGTACAAGTTGGGCGTGAGCGGCGGCAAGGTGTATCTGGAAGCGCATACGCCGCTGGACGACAAGGGCAACCCGTCCGTGGTGGACAAGCACACGGCGGTCATCAACGCGATGCTCAAGCGTGAAGACATCACCAGCAACCAGCGCATGAACTGGGACGTGGTGCGTGACGTAGTGGCTGCCGAAGACGGCTTGCCGGTAGAGGTCGCTGTTCCGAATACTTCGGCCCCGATGGTTTCCAGCGCGCCGATCGACCTCACGCAATAG
- a CDS encoding arylesterase: MRVWFLSAGLALMCMVQNAAAGTVLIVGDSISAAFGLDTRQGWVSLLDQRLKAEGFDDKVVNASISGDTSAGGLARLPTLLAAHKPDLVILELGGNDGLRGQPPTQLQQNLAAMIDSSRASGAKVLLLGMQLPPNYGRRYTEAFARVYSTLAEEKNVPLVPFFLKDVGGIPGMMQGDGLHPSVAAQGKLLENVWPALKPLL, encoded by the coding sequence ATGCGTGTGTGGTTTTTGAGTGCCGGCCTGGCCTTGATGTGCATGGTCCAGAACGCAGCGGCGGGTACTGTCCTGATCGTTGGCGATAGTATCAGCGCGGCTTTCGGCCTGGATACCCGCCAAGGCTGGGTGTCGTTGCTTGACCAACGGCTCAAGGCCGAGGGTTTCGACGATAAAGTGGTCAATGCGTCTATCAGTGGCGACACCAGTGCGGGAGGCCTGGCGCGCCTGCCGACGCTGCTTGCAGCCCATAAGCCGGACCTGGTGATCCTGGAACTGGGGGGCAACGATGGCCTGCGCGGACAGCCGCCAACACAATTGCAACAAAACCTTGCAGCGATGATCGACAGCTCCCGTGCCAGCGGTGCCAAGGTGCTTTTGCTGGGCATGCAGTTGCCCCCCAATTATGGACGGCGCTACACCGAAGCCTTCGCCCGGGTCTACAGCACCTTGGCCGAAGAGAAGAACGTGCCGCTGGTGCCGTTTTTTCTCAAGGACGTCGGGGGTATACCCGGGATGATGCAGGGGGACGGATTGCACCCGTCCGTCGCGGCCCAGGGCAAGTTGCTGGAAAATGTCTGGCCGGCGCTGAAACCGCTGCTTTGA
- a CDS encoding ABC transporter ATP-binding protein: MGSSILIATDLSKVVPSAEGELTILHELSLELNQGDSLAIVGASGSGKSTLLGLLAGLDLPSSGEVILAGQALSALDEDQRARVRAEHVGFVFQSFQLLDSLNALENVMLPLELDGRKDARERATQLLQRVGLGQRLTHSPRQLSGGEQQRVAIARAFAAEPDVLFADEPTGNLDSHTGERISDLLFELNKERGTTLVLVTHDERLAHRCRRLIRLEAGQMVAPLEP; this comes from the coding sequence ATGGGCTCAAGCATTCTCATCGCGACGGACCTTAGCAAAGTGGTACCCAGCGCGGAAGGTGAACTGACCATCCTGCACGAACTCAGCCTGGAACTGAACCAGGGCGACAGCCTGGCCATCGTCGGCGCGTCCGGTTCCGGCAAATCCACGCTCCTTGGCCTGCTGGCCGGCCTCGACCTGCCCAGCAGCGGTGAAGTGATACTTGCCGGCCAGGCCCTCAGCGCACTGGACGAGGACCAGCGAGCCCGGGTCCGCGCTGAACATGTCGGGTTTGTCTTCCAGTCGTTCCAACTGCTCGACAGCCTCAATGCACTGGAAAACGTCATGCTCCCGCTGGAGCTGGACGGCCGCAAGGACGCCCGGGAACGCGCCACGCAACTGTTGCAACGAGTCGGCCTCGGCCAGCGGCTGACCCACTCGCCACGCCAGCTCTCCGGCGGCGAGCAACAGCGCGTCGCCATCGCCCGCGCCTTTGCCGCCGAACCCGACGTGCTGTTCGCCGACGAGCCGACCGGCAACCTCGACAGCCACACCGGCGAACGCATCAGCGACCTTCTGTTCGAGCTGAACAAGGAACGCGGCACGACGCTGGTTCTGGTGACCCACGACGAACGCCTGGCCCATCGCTGCCGGCGCCTGATCCGACTTGAAGCCGGCCAGATGGTCGCGCCCCTGGAGCCTTGA
- a CDS encoding ABC transporter permease: MARLPLLRLFSLAVRQLLRDARAGELRVLFFALLVAVAASTAIGYFGARLNGAMMMRATEFLGADLLLEGSSPARPEQIRSGIDLGLEHARVVEFSSVVATDNGIQLSSVKAADDIYPLRGELKSAPAPFGQEETGGRPAPGEAWVEARLLTALELKIGDSIDVGNQTLRLSRVLTYEPDRAGNFYSLTPRVLINLKDLDATGVVQPGSRVSYRDLWRGPAPALQTYRDLIKPGLEPNQRLQDARDGNRQIGGALGKAERYLNMASLVAVLLSGVAVALSANRFATRRFDASALLRCLGLSRRETMVLFSLQLTVLGLLANISGALLGWIAQLGLFALLHDLLPTTVPPGGLLPAIAGIGTGLVALAGFALPPLAALGRVPPLRVLRRDMLPIPSSTWVVYGAALGALGLIMWRLSLDLVLTFALLGGGVIAALVLGGLLLLLLQSLRRMLARASLPWRLGLGQLLRHPLAAAGQALAFGLILLSMALIALLRGELLDTWQNQLPKNAPNYFALNILPNDKQAFSDKLMELSAQSAPLYPVVPGRLISINGEPAKEFVTKDSAGDRALQRDLSLTWAADLPAGNVVTAGSWWPQQPPDDIPGVSVEGKVADNLKIKLGDRLVFSVGGLNREAKVTSLREINWDNFQPNFFMIFQPGTLKDLPATYLTSFYLAAGHDQQIVDLSRAFPAVTILQVEALLEQLRSILAQVTLAVEYVLLFVLAAGMAVLFSGLQATLDERIRQGALLRALGAERKLLIKARRIEFGLLGAVSGLLAALGSELVSLVLYRYAFDLPWHPHPWLLILPLVGALLIGAAGVFGTRRALNASPLTVLREG; the protein is encoded by the coding sequence ATGGCACGCTTGCCCCTGTTGCGCCTGTTCAGTCTTGCCGTCCGCCAGTTGCTGCGCGATGCCCGCGCCGGCGAACTGCGCGTGCTGTTCTTCGCCCTGTTGGTGGCGGTGGCGGCGAGCACCGCCATCGGTTACTTCGGCGCCCGGCTCAACGGCGCGATGATGATGCGCGCCACTGAATTCCTCGGCGCCGACCTGCTGCTCGAAGGCAGTTCCCCTGCCCGCCCGGAACAGATCCGCAGCGGCATCGATCTAGGCCTGGAACACGCCCGGGTGGTGGAATTTTCCAGCGTTGTCGCCACCGACAACGGTATCCAGCTGTCCAGCGTCAAGGCAGCCGATGACATCTATCCGTTGCGTGGCGAACTGAAAAGCGCCCCGGCGCCCTTCGGCCAGGAAGAAACGGGCGGGCGCCCCGCTCCGGGGGAGGCCTGGGTCGAAGCTCGCCTGCTGACGGCGTTGGAGCTGAAGATCGGTGACAGCATCGATGTCGGCAACCAGACGCTTCGCTTGAGCCGGGTGCTGACTTACGAACCGGATCGCGCCGGCAACTTCTACAGCCTGACCCCCCGCGTGCTGATCAACCTCAAGGATCTGGATGCCACGGGCGTGGTGCAACCCGGCAGCCGCGTCAGCTATCGCGACCTGTGGCGAGGCCCGGCGCCGGCACTGCAAACCTATCGCGACCTGATCAAGCCTGGCCTTGAGCCCAACCAGCGCCTGCAAGATGCCCGCGACGGCAACCGCCAGATCGGCGGCGCCTTGGGCAAGGCCGAGCGCTACCTGAACATGGCCAGCCTGGTGGCCGTGTTGCTGTCCGGCGTGGCCGTCGCCCTCTCCGCCAACCGTTTCGCCACGCGACGCTTCGACGCCAGTGCGCTGCTGCGCTGCCTTGGCCTGTCCCGCCGCGAAACCATGGTGCTGTTCAGCCTGCAACTGACCGTGCTGGGCCTGCTGGCCAATATCAGCGGCGCCCTGCTCGGCTGGATCGCGCAGCTGGGGCTGTTCGCCTTGCTGCATGACCTGTTGCCCACCACCGTGCCGCCGGGCGGCCTGTTGCCGGCAATCGCCGGGATCGGCACCGGGCTGGTGGCATTGGCGGGTTTCGCCTTGCCACCGCTGGCCGCGCTGGGTCGGGTACCGCCGCTGCGGGTGCTGCGCCGGGACATGCTGCCGATCCCCTCGAGTACCTGGGTCGTCTACGGGGCCGCATTGGGTGCGCTCGGACTGATCATGTGGCGCTTGAGCCTGGACCTGGTGCTGACCTTCGCCCTGCTCGGCGGCGGCGTGATTGCGGCGCTGGTGCTTGGCGGGCTGCTGCTCTTGCTGCTGCAAAGCCTGCGCCGGATGTTGGCTCGCGCCTCATTGCCCTGGCGGCTGGGATTGGGCCAGTTGCTGCGTCATCCCTTGGCGGCGGCTGGCCAGGCCCTGGCGTTCGGCCTGATCCTGTTGTCGATGGCCCTGATCGCGCTGCTGCGCGGCGAGTTGCTGGATACCTGGCAGAACCAACTGCCGAAAAACGCCCCGAATTACTTCGCCTTGAACATCCTGCCCAACGACAAGCAGGCGTTCAGCGACAAGCTGATGGAATTGTCGGCGCAGTCGGCTCCACTGTACCCCGTGGTACCGGGACGGCTCATCAGCATCAATGGCGAGCCGGCCAAGGAATTCGTCACCAAGGACTCGGCCGGCGACCGCGCATTGCAGCGTGACCTGAGCCTGACCTGGGCGGCGGACCTGCCGGCGGGCAATGTCGTCACGGCTGGGAGCTGGTGGCCGCAGCAACCGCCGGACGATATCCCAGGTGTCTCGGTGGAAGGCAAGGTCGCCGACAATCTCAAGATCAAGTTGGGCGACCGCCTGGTGTTCAGTGTCGGTGGACTGAATCGGGAAGCGAAGGTCACCAGCCTGCGGGAGATCAACTGGGACAACTTCCAGCCAAACTTCTTCATGATTTTCCAGCCAGGAACGTTGAAGGACCTGCCCGCCACTTACCTCACCAGTTTCTATCTGGCGGCCGGCCACGACCAGCAGATCGTCGACCTGTCCCGGGCCTTCCCGGCCGTGACAATCCTGCAAGTCGAAGCCCTGCTCGAACAACTGCGCAGCATCCTCGCCCAGGTAACGCTGGCGGTGGAATATGTATTGCTGTTCGTACTGGCGGCGGGAATGGCCGTGCTGTTCTCGGGCTTGCAGGCCACTCTCGACGAGAGGATTCGCCAAGGCGCGCTGCTACGCGCCCTGGGTGCCGAGCGGAAGTTGCTGATCAAGGCCCGGCGCATCGAATTCGGCCTGCTCGGGGCGGTCAGCGGTTTGCTCGCGGCACTGGGGTCGGAACTGGTGAGCCTCGTGCTCTACCGGTATGCCTTCGATCTACCCTGGCATCCGCATCCGTGGCTGTTGATATTGCCACTGGTAGGCGCATTGCTGATCGGTGCGGCAGGCGTGTTCGGCACCCGCCGAGCGCTCAACGCCAGCCCCCTGACAGTGTTGCGCGAGGGTTGA
- the greB gene encoding transcription elongation factor GreB, which produces MSRYRPPRTAGTALITPEGEARMRAELHELWHVRRPQVTQSVSEAAAQGDRSENAEYTYGKKMLREIDSRVRFLTKRLEALKIVSEKPSDPNKVYFGAWVTVEDEDGNESRYRIVGPDELDLKQNLISIDSPLARALIGKALDAEVTVQTPAGAQLIYITHIEYL; this is translated from the coding sequence ATGAGCCGCTATCGTCCTCCCCGCACCGCCGGCACCGCGCTGATTACCCCCGAAGGGGAAGCGCGGATGCGCGCTGAACTGCATGAGCTTTGGCATGTACGCCGCCCCCAGGTGACCCAGTCGGTCAGTGAAGCGGCGGCCCAAGGCGATCGTTCGGAAAATGCCGAATACACCTATGGCAAGAAAATGCTTCGGGAAATCGACAGTCGCGTGCGCTTTCTCACCAAGCGCCTCGAAGCGCTCAAGATCGTCAGCGAAAAGCCCAGCGACCCAAACAAGGTCTATTTTGGCGCCTGGGTTACGGTAGAGGATGAGGACGGCAACGAGTCCCGCTATCGCATCGTCGGCCCCGACGAGTTGGACTTGAAACAGAACCTGATCAGCATCGACTCACCCCTGGCACGGGCGTTGATTGGCAAGGCCCTGGATGCCGAGGTGACCGTTCAAACTCCTGCCGGGGCGCAACTGATATACATCACCCATATTGAATACTTATAA
- a CDS encoding class I SAM-dependent methyltransferase: MNAPSPLVRLAPITANLVQRNPKILLGGSHQPTLLRYLDGWPRRSHGPAAFLIQFVEDGESLARFANDSFDLAVIQSPSAADAPEMIRHLTRVARQGLITRR; this comes from the coding sequence ATGAACGCACCCAGCCCCCTCGTACGTCTTGCGCCAATCACGGCGAATCTTGTCCAACGCAATCCGAAAATTCTCCTGGGCGGCAGCCATCAGCCGACGCTGTTGCGTTATCTGGACGGCTGGCCGCGACGCAGTCATGGGCCCGCAGCCTTCCTGATCCAATTCGTCGAAGACGGTGAGTCGCTGGCGCGTTTTGCCAATGACAGCTTCGACCTGGCCGTCATCCAATCCCCCAGTGCCGCGGACGCTCCTGAAATGATCCGCCACCTGACCCGTGTGGCGCGGCAGGGGTTGATCACCCGTCGTTGA
- a CDS encoding DoxX family protein yields the protein MSTFVNKVLFSRAGYGLTVLRIVVGIIFAAHGSQKLFGLFGGYGLAGTAQWMESIGLTPGYLMATLAGGTEFFAGLALIIGLLTRPAALGLAILSLVAIFSVHIGNGLFMANNGYEFALALLAGSIAVLIEGAGKLSVDNAIAH from the coding sequence ATGAGCACGTTCGTCAACAAAGTTCTCTTTTCCCGCGCTGGCTACGGCCTGACGGTCCTGCGCATCGTTGTCGGGATCATCTTTGCCGCCCACGGCTCGCAGAAACTGTTCGGCCTGTTTGGTGGTTATGGCTTGGCGGGTACGGCACAGTGGATGGAAAGCATCGGCCTGACGCCGGGGTATCTGATGGCGACACTGGCGGGCGGCACCGAATTCTTTGCCGGACTTGCACTGATCATCGGCCTGCTGACGCGTCCAGCGGCGCTGGGTCTGGCGATTCTGTCGCTGGTGGCGATTTTCTCCGTGCACATCGGCAATGGTTTGTTCATGGCCAACAACGGTTATGAGTTTGCCTTGGCTTTGCTGGCCGGCAGCATCGCGGTGTTGATCGAGGGTGCGGGCAAGCTGTCCGTCGATAACGCCATCGCCCACTGA
- a CDS encoding transglycosylase SLT domain-containing protein has translation MTRPQVLLLLCGSLLLPMPAEARLPGPVQVVAPGTVRDLAQIRSSRVLKVLVNQSRNSSGEVQGQPIGVEYHRLRAFEQYLNGHARDGQEITLKIIPKAKDQLLGALQRGEGDLVAPGELLEPQPGHAVSASDPIRTDVPLLLVGIKGEKRYTRVEQLSGKTLALPNGSAAGDAVSQINQKLALLKLQPVKIEWVDPTLAVEDVLEMVQGGIFHLTIVEQPIAERWGKILPKLRFDRQLLIGEPSDEYWFVHRDAAMLRASIDRFLAGYKAPSNPDAAFLRIYRRLYQVHYPLARANRQRLEKLRPVLQKHAQAQGMDWLNLAALAFKESALQPNARSGSGPTGLMQITPSAAQRVGVNDIQNLDANVQAGAKYLAMIRRKFFASPKLNERERMAFVLAAYNMGPERVQGMRAEARRRGLNPNQWFFQVERIAMEQVGMGAVSYVNSVNKYYLAFDRERESLEPQGQAVVVRK, from the coding sequence ATGACACGTCCCCAGGTGTTGCTTTTGCTATGTGGTTCGTTGCTGTTGCCGATGCCGGCCGAGGCGCGGCTGCCCGGTCCGGTGCAGGTGGTGGCGCCGGGCACGGTGCGCGACCTGGCGCAAATCCGCAGCAGCCGGGTCTTGAAAGTATTGGTCAACCAGAGCCGCAACAGTTCCGGTGAAGTCCAGGGCCAACCCATCGGCGTCGAATATCATCGGTTGCGGGCTTTCGAACAATACCTCAACGGGCATGCCCGGGATGGCCAGGAAATCACCCTCAAGATCATTCCCAAGGCCAAGGATCAATTGCTTGGCGCCTTGCAGCGTGGGGAAGGGGACCTGGTGGCGCCAGGCGAGTTGCTTGAGCCGCAACCTGGCCATGCGGTGAGCGCCAGTGATCCGATCCGCACCGATGTGCCCTTGCTGTTAGTGGGCATCAAGGGTGAGAAGCGCTACACGCGCGTGGAACAACTGTCCGGCAAGACATTGGCCCTGCCCAACGGCAGTGCGGCGGGCGACGCCGTCAGCCAGATCAACCAGAAGCTGGCGCTGCTCAAGCTGCAGCCCGTCAAGATCGAATGGGTCGATCCCACCCTGGCGGTCGAGGATGTATTGGAGATGGTCCAGGGCGGGATTTTCCACCTGACCATCGTCGAGCAGCCCATCGCCGAACGCTGGGGCAAGATTCTTCCCAAGCTGCGTTTCGACCGGCAACTGCTGATTGGCGAGCCAAGCGACGAATATTGGTTCGTACACCGCGACGCCGCGATGCTGCGGGCGAGTATCGATCGATTCCTCGCCGGCTATAAAGCCCCGTCCAACCCGGATGCCGCCTTCCTGCGTATCTACCGCCGCTTGTATCAAGTTCACTATCCGCTGGCCCGGGCCAATCGCCAGCGCCTGGAGAAACTCCGCCCGGTGCTGCAAAAGCATGCCCAGGCCCAGGGCATGGACTGGCTCAACCTGGCGGCGCTGGCGTTCAAGGAGTCGGCCCTGCAACCCAATGCGCGCAGCGGCAGCGGCCCGACGGGCCTGATGCAGATCACGCCGTCCGCGGCCCAGCGGGTCGGGGTCAATGACATCCAGAACCTCGACGCCAATGTGCAGGCCGGCGCCAAGTACCTGGCGATGATCCGCCGCAAGTTTTTCGCCAGCCCCAAGCTCAACGAGCGCGAACGCATGGCGTTTGTCCTGGCTGCCTACAACATGGGGCCCGAGCGGGTCCAGGGTATGCGCGCCGAGGCTCGGCGGCGGGGCTTGAACCCCAACCAGTGGTTTTTCCAGGTCGAGCGCATCGCCATGGAGCAGGTGGGAATGGGCGCGGTCAGCTACGTTAATAGTGTGAACAAGTACTATCTGGCCTTTGACCGCGAGCGGGAATCGCTGGAGCCCCAGGGCCAAGCGGTGGTCGTGCGGAAATAA
- a CDS encoding TatD family hydrolase — MQLIDIGVNLTNPSFADKHQAVLERAYEAGVCQLVLIGTSIEGSEQALELCQQLDAQSDRLFSTAGIHPHSASDWTADSARHLKDLLKHNRVRAVGECGLDFNRDFSPRPQQEKVLEEHLALAVELQLPVFLHERDADQRLLEILRDFRDQLPAAVVHCFTGEKKALFSYLDLDLHIGITGWICDERRGTHLHPLVREIRRGRLMLESDAPYLLPRTLRPKPKNGRNEPAYLTEVLREVALHRGETQEDLAAHSTACARAFFGLPALSE, encoded by the coding sequence ATGCAACTCATCGATATCGGCGTCAACCTGACCAACCCCAGTTTCGCCGACAAACACCAGGCGGTGCTCGAGCGCGCCTATGAAGCCGGGGTCTGCCAACTGGTATTGATCGGCACCAGCATCGAGGGCAGCGAACAGGCCCTTGAACTCTGCCAGCAGCTTGACGCGCAAAGCGATCGGCTATTTTCCACGGCCGGCATTCATCCCCACAGCGCAAGCGATTGGACGGCCGACAGCGCCAGGCATTTGAAAGATCTGCTCAAGCACAATCGTGTCCGCGCGGTGGGTGAATGCGGGTTGGATTTCAATCGCGATTTCTCCCCCCGTCCGCAGCAGGAAAAAGTCCTGGAAGAACACCTCGCCCTCGCGGTGGAGTTGCAATTGCCGGTCTTTCTCCACGAGCGCGACGCCGACCAACGCTTGCTGGAGATACTCCGGGACTTTCGCGACCAGTTGCCTGCCGCCGTGGTGCATTGTTTTACCGGTGAGAAGAAAGCGCTGTTCAGCTATCTCGATCTGGACTTGCATATCGGTATCACCGGCTGGATTTGTGACGAACGCCGAGGCACGCACCTTCACCCATTGGTGCGGGAAATCCGCCGCGGCCGGCTCATGCTCGAAAGCGACGCCCCCTACCTGCTGCCGCGCACGCTGCGGCCCAAACCCAAGAACGGTCGCAATGAGCCTGCCTACCTGACGGAAGTCCTGCGGGAAGTGGCCCTGCACCGGGGCGAAACCCAGGAAGACCTGGCGGCCCACAGCACAGCTTGCGCCCGGGCGTTTTTCGGCTTGCCCGCCCTTAGCGAATAA
- a CDS encoding methyl-accepting chemotaxis protein: protein MGAWLSNISLKYKFWAVNAVAFVTTLLLVLYAMHLEQQVRSVSLGQVFGERFSQYAVAVFVLMLAMLGASQLLIRFLLSQLNTLKDVMLHVEKTGDLSARVPLACRDEVGQMAAAFNAMQAGYQRVVDTVASTARQLDSGAARLASSMNDVRQGMLGQQSETDQAATAINEMSATVYHIAQHAGATRDLSKTTDTLAGNGREVVSRVQQSITGLSTGVQQTAEMIQRLAEDSQKINSVVSVIHSIAEQTNLLALNAAIEAARAGEMGRGFAVVADEVRNLAKRVQASTDEITTMVSALQAGTRDAVDFMQESSLKADDCVQQACEAGDALAQITEAVAQMRESNTQIAVAAEQQSHVAEEMNRAVVSIRDVTENTVRQTVDSATTSHELATLAGALNRAIGQLKL, encoded by the coding sequence ATGGGTGCCTGGCTTAGCAATATCTCGCTGAAGTATAAATTCTGGGCGGTCAATGCGGTCGCCTTTGTCACAACGTTGCTGTTAGTGCTCTATGCCATGCACCTTGAACAGCAGGTCCGAAGCGTGAGCCTGGGCCAGGTGTTCGGCGAACGCTTCAGTCAATATGCAGTGGCGGTGTTTGTGCTGATGCTGGCGATGCTCGGTGCGTCGCAATTATTGATCCGCTTTCTGCTCAGTCAGCTCAACACCTTGAAAGACGTGATGCTGCATGTGGAGAAGACCGGCGACCTGTCCGCCCGCGTGCCTTTGGCCTGCCGGGACGAAGTGGGCCAGATGGCCGCCGCGTTCAACGCGATGCAGGCGGGTTACCAGCGCGTGGTCGACACCGTTGCCAGCACCGCTCGGCAACTGGACAGCGGCGCGGCGCGCCTGGCATCGAGCATGAACGACGTGCGCCAAGGCATGCTCGGCCAGCAGAGCGAGACCGACCAGGCCGCCACCGCGATCAATGAGATGTCCGCCACGGTTTATCACATCGCCCAGCACGCCGGCGCCACCCGCGACCTGTCGAAAACCACCGACACGCTGGCCGGCAACGGCCGCGAAGTCGTCAGCCGCGTACAGCAGTCAATTACCGGATTGTCCACCGGCGTGCAGCAGACCGCCGAGATGATCCAGCGGCTGGCCGAAGACAGCCAGAAGATCAACAGTGTGGTCAGCGTGATCCACAGCATCGCCGAGCAAACCAACCTGCTGGCCCTCAATGCCGCCATCGAAGCGGCGCGGGCCGGGGAAATGGGCCGGGGTTTTGCCGTGGTGGCCGATGAGGTCCGCAACCTGGCCAAGCGGGTCCAAGCCTCGACCGATGAAATCACCACGATGGTGTCGGCGTTGCAGGCAGGAACCCGCGACGCGGTGGATTTCATGCAAGAGAGTTCGCTCAAGGCCGACGATTGCGTACAACAGGCGTGCGAGGCTGGTGACGCGTTGGCGCAGATCACTGAAGCAGTGGCGCAAATGCGCGAGAGCAACACTCAGATTGCCGTCGCAGCCGAGCAGCAAAGCCATGTCGCCGAAGAAATGAACCGAGCGGTGGTGAGTATCCGCGACGTGACCGAAAACACCGTGCGCCAGACCGTGGACTCAGCCACCACCAGCCATGAACTGGCGACGCTGGCGGGGGCGTTGAACAGGGCGATTGGGCAACTCAAGCTTTAG
- a CDS encoding Mpo1-like protein, with protein MGKRHPNLPAWQWRAYPENHRHPANLVLHLIAVPLFIIAFLLIVSGVFSLSLGDVAIGVIGLLAALGLQRHGHSLEKQASEPFSDRKDAMSRLLVEQFLTFPRFFLSGGWWRAWRERHRH; from the coding sequence ATGGGCAAACGTCACCCCAACCTTCCGGCCTGGCAATGGCGCGCCTACCCCGAGAATCATCGCCATCCGGCCAACCTGGTCCTGCACCTGATCGCGGTGCCGCTGTTCATCATTGCCTTTCTACTGATCGTATCGGGCGTCTTCAGCCTGAGCCTGGGTGATGTCGCCATCGGCGTGATCGGGCTGCTCGCCGCGCTGGGGTTGCAGCGCCACGGCCATAGCCTGGAAAAACAGGCATCCGAGCCGTTCAGCGACCGCAAGGACGCAATGTCGCGCCTGCTGGTGGAACAATTCCTGACCTTTCCTCGATTTTTCCTCAGCGGTGGCTGGTGGCGCGCCTGGCGGGAACGCCACCGTCACTGA